Genomic window (Helianthus annuus cultivar XRQ/B chromosome 3, HanXRQr2.0-SUNRISE, whole genome shotgun sequence):
CGTCCGTCTCGTTTAAAAACAATACCTGAAGCAATGCGATCACCTTATGCACGAAAAAAGGTGGAAATCTCAGGTGTAAGGACCAAAGTTGAAGAAAACGTTGCAAAAACAATCTTTGCCGCTCACCTTAACAAATGGTACGTTTTAAATTTTGGTTGTCTACTCGCAAACTCAAATTTTACTATTATAAGTAGGTGTTTTCATCGTTTATTAAATGTAGGGATTACTTATTCGAACCGAAGGACGGAAAGTGGAGGTGCCTACGGGTATCATTTGAAACATTTCATCCACAAGTTTGGCTTCACATTTCATTGTTGAATGTATGGGCATACATCCTAAACGAAGAAGAGAAATTTAGGAATAAAGTAGACCCGCCACGCCTATTTGGCTCATGTGAAATGTTGGTATGTAATTTCTGTGATATATTAGTACATATTATTATGCATATAGTTGACTTACAATAAACGGTTATGTGCTATGTTATGCAATATCATGAACTAACTGTGCTGCTATCCCTAATGTGATTGATATTAGACTGCCAAAGATTTTGTGGGTGTGGGGGATGATGTAAAGGAGGTCGCACGCGCAAAAAAATTTAGCAAGTCATTGCGAGATATATTGGAAACCACAGGAAAGAATGATCTCGCTGATACGGAACTCCTTATCATACCAATGCTACATAGTAAACATTATTACGTAATATGTTTCAACCTTAAAAAAAGTTCAATACAAGTGTTGGACAATATCAAGGGAGGAAATTATGATAGTAGATCGTATGGCGGCGAACCACGAATGCTTGTAAGTGTAActattttaaattataaaaaattgCTATTTTAGCACACTAATATTAATGCGTATTGAAACAGACAACTGCTTTATGTCAATATTTGAGAGAAACTAAACACCCAGCTGCAGAAGACATATTGAGCTGTGAACCAAATAGATTGGAACTTAAATGGAGAACAAGAAATAATTCGAATGATTGTGGTATCTTCGCGATGAGACACATGGAATATTTCAAGGGAGAAACAACGAAAAATTGGAACTGTGGGTTGCGAAAAGAATCACCAGATCAAGTATACGATTTAAATGATCTACGGTTAAAATATTTAGCCAAAATCCTACTGTCAGACCTTAACACGAACAAAGAATTTGTGTTGGATGAAGTCCGTCAATTTAAAGCGTTGGATCT
Coding sequences:
- the LOC118490346 gene encoding uncharacterized protein LOC118490346, translated to MLTTALCQYLRETKHPAAEDILSCEPNRLELKWRTRNNSNDCGIFAMRHMEYFKGETTKNWNCGLRKESPDQVYDLNDLRLKYLAKILLSDLNTNKEFVLDEVRQFKALDLASRKEHMKDAYKRINRRVTEF